The following are from one region of the Synechococcus sp. CBW1108 genome:
- a CDS encoding PCC domain-containing protein, whose protein sequence is MRAAPLHLEAGSDVRLTLEQFARQSKATGFVLSVVGNLSRAAFACPDRPAATIISGELEIITLQGTISPNGVHLHLSFSDVDCQVWGGHLEPGTLVLRGADLLVGLLEEAARPTTGPRVKIAVLPGCPYSIRALRMLRTLAIPYLEIEPDGAGPVPQLFIDGVAIGGYDALAELHGRGELEALRP, encoded by the coding sequence ATGCGCGCTGCACCGCTCCATCTCGAAGCTGGCAGCGATGTGCGGCTCACACTCGAACAGTTTGCCCGTCAGAGCAAGGCCACTGGTTTTGTGCTGAGCGTGGTGGGCAACCTTTCCCGGGCAGCCTTTGCCTGTCCCGACAGGCCAGCGGCCACGATCATCTCCGGTGAGCTGGAGATAATCACCCTGCAAGGCACTATCAGCCCCAACGGTGTCCATTTGCACCTCAGCTTCTCTGATGTCGACTGTCAGGTTTGGGGCGGGCATTTGGAACCCGGCACCCTGGTATTGAGGGGGGCTGACCTTCTGGTGGGACTGCTCGAAGAGGCGGCAAGACCGACGACCGGGCCCAGGGTGAAGATTGCAGTTCTTCCTGGCTGCCCCTATTCGATTCGGGCCCTACGAATGCTTCGAACCCTGGCCATCCCATACCTAGAGATTGAACCTGATGGGGCAGGCCCGGTTCCCCAGTTGTTCATTGATGGGGTGGCAATCGGTGGCTACGACGCCCTTGCCGAGCTCCATGGCCGTGGCGAGCTCGAAGCACTTCGCCCCTAA
- a CDS encoding sensor domain-containing diguanylate cyclase — protein MPYPDFPIPQDELERQRDLERQGILNLPRDEHFDRLVRLTATVLETPIALISLVDGERQWFLARHGLDATQTPRQMAFCAHAIAGDEPLVVPDARQDSRFCTNPLVTGDPFVRFYAGIPLQSNQGHNLGTLCVIDRQPRHFSNNQVALLDDLAKLVLREFELRRLATVQPISGFPIRASFLEQAEPELARARQGDSPLALLVIELDHFNQLRQRWGQQASDQALLDVAALLSSQQCPQDLLGQIGEQQFALLMANTDVDAALERADAIRCGINEMSGVFTASGHRLGISGGLTQLALADQGPQDLLHRAEKALTLAQGNGQNQIAKLLDNAPLSAGDYPERRNRS, from the coding sequence ATGCCTTACCCCGATTTCCCCATCCCCCAAGACGAGCTTGAGCGCCAGCGCGACCTCGAGCGGCAGGGAATCCTCAACCTCCCTAGGGATGAACACTTCGACCGTCTGGTGCGGTTGACGGCCACCGTGCTGGAAACGCCGATTGCCCTGATCTCCCTGGTGGATGGGGAGAGGCAATGGTTTCTGGCCCGCCACGGCCTGGATGCAACCCAAACCCCAAGGCAGATGGCCTTCTGTGCCCACGCAATCGCCGGAGATGAACCGCTTGTCGTGCCCGATGCAAGACAGGATTCCCGTTTTTGCACCAACCCCCTGGTGACCGGTGATCCCTTCGTGCGTTTTTATGCAGGAATACCCCTGCAGAGCAACCAGGGCCACAACCTCGGCACCCTCTGCGTCATTGACAGGCAGCCGCGCCACTTCAGTAACAACCAGGTGGCCCTGCTCGACGATCTCGCCAAATTGGTGCTGCGGGAGTTCGAGCTACGCCGCTTGGCAACGGTGCAGCCGATCAGCGGATTTCCTATCCGCGCCAGCTTCCTGGAACAGGCAGAACCTGAACTTGCCCGGGCTCGTCAGGGGGACTCCCCCCTGGCCCTGCTGGTAATCGAGCTTGACCACTTCAACCAGCTTCGCCAACGCTGGGGCCAGCAGGCTTCCGACCAGGCCCTGCTGGATGTGGCGGCTCTGCTTAGCTCCCAGCAATGCCCCCAGGATCTGCTGGGCCAGATCGGTGAGCAGCAGTTCGCGCTGCTGATGGCCAATACCGATGTGGATGCAGCCCTGGAGCGCGCTGATGCAATCCGCTGCGGCATTAACGAAATGTCCGGGGTGTTTACGGCCAGCGGCCATCGCCTCGGGATCAGTGGGGGCTTGACCCAATTGGCGCTGGCTGATCAGGGCCCCCAAGACCTCTTGCACCGTGCTGAAAAGGCCCTGACACTTGCCCAGGGAAACGGTCAGAACCAGATCGCCAAATTGCTGGACAATGCACCCTTGTCAGCCGGCGATTATCCGGAGCGACGTAACCGGTCCTAA
- the dapF gene encoding diaminopimelate epimerase, whose product MLQFSKYQGLGNDFLILDGRLSPRDQDDLGLTPERIQRLCERRFGVGADGVILALPARGEGELRMRIFNADGSEPEMCGNGIRCLARFLADSDGDPAGRCWQIETLAGRIVPELRQDGTIRVDMGVPFLEPAAIPTTLELGPAGVAQGCLEIAGSQFDVGSVGMGNPHVVVPVADVAAIDLERFGAALELHPAFPARTNVHFVQVLSPSHLVMRVWERGAGPTLACGTGACATLVVAHRFGLANRIARLDLPGGSLEIEWDGRTDHLFMTGPALAVFDGVVTPELWGGSHGEPSPKAAEVDCASACIQGCIQPEACASADARARVQAMLEANSLDDLVALASNSLESRIRARISKANGAPGEQDAFD is encoded by the coding sequence GTGCTCCAGTTCAGCAAATATCAAGGCCTGGGAAACGATTTCCTCATCCTTGATGGGCGGCTCAGCCCCAGGGATCAGGACGATCTGGGGCTCACCCCGGAGCGGATTCAACGGCTATGCGAGCGGCGCTTTGGCGTTGGGGCTGATGGAGTGATCCTGGCCCTGCCCGCCCGGGGCGAGGGGGAGTTGCGGATGCGGATTTTCAATGCCGATGGCAGCGAGCCCGAAATGTGCGGCAACGGCATCCGCTGCCTGGCCAGGTTCCTGGCCGACAGCGATGGTGACCCTGCCGGACGCTGCTGGCAGATCGAGACCCTGGCAGGAAGGATCGTTCCGGAACTCCGTCAGGACGGCACCATCCGGGTGGACATGGGAGTTCCCTTCCTGGAACCTGCTGCCATCCCCACAACCCTGGAGCTCGGCCCAGCTGGGGTCGCCCAAGGGTGCCTGGAGATAGCTGGGAGCCAATTTGATGTTGGCTCCGTCGGCATGGGCAATCCCCATGTGGTGGTTCCCGTTGCGGATGTTGCTGCGATTGACCTGGAGCGGTTCGGCGCTGCCCTCGAGCTGCATCCGGCCTTTCCGGCCCGAACCAATGTTCATTTTGTGCAGGTGCTGAGCCCCAGCCATCTGGTCATGCGCGTGTGGGAGCGGGGGGCAGGTCCGACCCTGGCCTGTGGCACTGGCGCCTGCGCCACCTTGGTGGTGGCCCATCGCTTCGGCCTGGCCAACCGGATCGCCAGGCTCGATCTGCCTGGGGGCAGCCTCGAAATTGAGTGGGATGGCCGGACTGACCATCTGTTCATGACCGGCCCGGCCCTGGCCGTCTTTGACGGGGTGGTAACGCCCGAACTATGGGGCGGCAGCCATGGGGAGCCCAGTCCAAAGGCAGCCGAGGTCGACTGCGCCAGCGCCTGCATCCAAGGGTGTATCCAGCCTGAGGCCTGTGCATCTGCGGATGCCCGGGCGAGGGTGCAGGCCATGCTCGAGGCCAATTCCCTAGACGACCTGGTGGCGCTGGCAAGCAACTCGCTCGAATCCCGCATCCGGGCCAGGATCTCCAAAGCGAACGGGGCGCCAGGGGAGCAGGACGCTTTTGACTAG
- a CDS encoding 4a-hydroxytetrahydrobiopterin dehydratase, with the protein MTLSQETCIPCRDGAPTLSQAELDELMLELPGWQVVDGHHLLKSWPFPDFQQALEWVNRAGAICEAEGHHAEFTLGWGHAEALIYTHKVDGLTRADAVLAARFDAASV; encoded by the coding sequence ATGACCCTTTCCCAGGAAACCTGCATCCCCTGTCGAGATGGCGCCCCCACGCTGAGCCAAGCAGAGCTTGATGAACTGATGCTGGAACTGCCTGGCTGGCAGGTGGTGGACGGCCATCACCTGCTGAAATCCTGGCCCTTCCCAGATTTCCAGCAGGCCCTCGAGTGGGTCAACAGGGCAGGCGCGATCTGCGAAGCCGAGGGCCATCACGCGGAGTTCACCCTGGGCTGGGGCCACGCCGAGGCCCTGATCTACACCCATAAGGTTGATGGACTGACCCGCGCCGATGCCGTGCTGGCTGCCCGCTTCGACGCCGCATCCGTTTAG
- a CDS encoding DUF1830 domain-containing protein yields the protein MDFCHYSCLCHYLNKSRYLIILKLIYADKILLEKVLFPFEEWYFDAPVEAHVELWSNGLSGAELLDRFEAGSLANAL from the coding sequence ATGGATTTCTGTCATTACTCTTGCCTTTGTCATTACCTAAACAAAAGTAGGTATTTGATAATTTTAAAACTCATTTATGCAGATAAAATTCTGCTTGAAAAGGTGCTCTTCCCCTTTGAGGAATGGTATTTTGACGCCCCGGTTGAGGCCCATGTGGAGCTCTGGAGCAATGGCCTATCTGGCGCAGAACTGCTAGATCGATTTGAGGCTGGCTCCCTTGCCAATGCCCTATAG
- the recQ gene encoding DNA helicase RecQ: MSMPNPEALPSPQQVLRQVFGYDAFRGPQQAIVEHVVAGGSALVLMPTGGGKSLCYQIPALCRAGLAVVVSPLIALMQDQVEALLQAGVRAAAIHSGCSAAETRASWSAIEAGQLDLLYLSPERLLSGSTLGRLAQLSLALFAIDEAHCVSQWGHDFRPEYLQLAVLADQFPAVPRLALTATADPRTREEIRKRLQLEQGAVFLASFDRPNIRYLLREKDNPRRQLLALLADHRGEAGIVYARSRNRVDRFALELRSAGYDAVAYHAGLDAEVRHSALDRFRRESGVVVVATIAFGMGIDKPDVRFVAHLDLPKSLEAYYQETGRAGRDGLPALAWMVHGSGDVPQLRRFIDESDADLAQKRVEHGKLDALIGFTEAGTCRRQLLLQHLGEVLADPCGNCDTCLEPSTAVDVTEAARKALSAVYRCDSRFGAAHLTDVLLGADTARIRELGHAALSVYGVGKELDRGQWRSLFRQLVAVKLLRADPERYGALAFAEGERVKRLLRGDERLELRLPPQTSRECSQERSRGRQSDGARGTAPAILEPGDSELLNQLKAWRKQQASNQGVPPYVVFHDRTLVEVAQRRPGCLEELGQIGGVGQVKLERYGLSLLEALGKWQNPHPPAAT, from the coding sequence ATGTCGATGCCGAACCCGGAGGCCCTGCCGTCTCCGCAACAGGTATTGCGTCAGGTCTTTGGATACGACGCTTTCCGCGGTCCCCAGCAGGCGATCGTCGAACACGTGGTGGCCGGTGGGTCTGCCCTGGTGTTGATGCCAACTGGCGGTGGCAAGTCTCTTTGCTACCAGATCCCGGCCCTGTGTCGTGCTGGCCTTGCGGTGGTGGTCTCACCCCTGATCGCCCTGATGCAGGACCAGGTGGAGGCCCTGCTCCAGGCGGGTGTGCGTGCCGCGGCGATCCACTCGGGCTGTTCCGCCGCCGAAACCCGGGCCAGCTGGAGTGCCATCGAAGCTGGCCAACTCGACCTCCTCTACCTATCCCCTGAGCGCCTGCTTTCAGGCAGCACCCTGGGGCGCCTGGCCCAGCTTTCCCTGGCCCTATTTGCCATTGATGAGGCCCATTGTGTCTCCCAGTGGGGCCATGATTTTCGACCGGAATACCTGCAACTGGCCGTGTTGGCAGACCAGTTTCCGGCGGTGCCCAGGCTGGCCCTCACCGCCACAGCCGATCCGCGCACCAGGGAGGAGATCCGCAAACGACTCCAGCTGGAGCAGGGAGCCGTATTTCTGGCCAGCTTCGATCGGCCCAACATTCGCTACCTCCTGCGCGAGAAGGACAACCCCCGGCGCCAGCTGCTGGCCCTCCTGGCCGACCATCGGGGCGAGGCGGGCATTGTCTACGCCAGGTCGCGCAACCGGGTTGACCGCTTCGCCCTCGAGCTCCGCTCAGCTGGTTATGACGCGGTTGCATACCACGCAGGCCTGGATGCCGAGGTGAGGCACTCAGCCCTCGATCGCTTTCGCCGCGAGAGTGGCGTGGTGGTGGTGGCCACCATCGCCTTCGGCATGGGTATAGATAAGCCAGACGTACGCTTCGTCGCCCATCTGGACCTGCCCAAAAGTCTGGAGGCCTATTACCAGGAGACGGGGCGGGCTGGCCGGGATGGTCTGCCTGCGCTCGCCTGGATGGTTCATGGCAGCGGGGATGTGCCCCAGTTGAGACGGTTCATTGACGAATCCGATGCCGATCTGGCCCAGAAGCGGGTTGAACACGGCAAGCTGGATGCCCTAATTGGCTTCACGGAGGCTGGTACCTGCAGGCGCCAGCTGCTCCTGCAGCACCTGGGTGAGGTATTGGCAGACCCCTGCGGCAACTGCGACACCTGTCTTGAACCGTCTACGGCAGTGGATGTCACCGAAGCCGCCCGCAAGGCGCTCTCCGCCGTCTATCGCTGCGACAGTCGCTTCGGGGCGGCCCATCTCACCGATGTACTGCTCGGAGCTGATACGGCACGGATCAGGGAGCTGGGCCATGCCGCTCTGAGCGTGTATGGCGTTGGCAAAGAGCTGGATCGCGGCCAGTGGCGCAGTCTGTTTCGACAGCTGGTGGCGGTGAAATTGCTCCGCGCTGACCCGGAGCGCTACGGCGCCCTGGCCTTCGCAGAGGGAGAGCGGGTTAAACGCCTGTTGCGGGGGGACGAGAGGCTGGAGTTGCGCCTGCCGCCACAAACCAGCCGGGAGTGCAGCCAAGAGCGCAGCCGGGGTCGCCAATCCGACGGCGCAAGGGGCACCGCACCGGCCATACTCGAGCCTGGCGATAGCGAGCTGCTGAACCAGCTCAAGGCCTGGCGCAAACAGCAGGCCAGCAACCAGGGGGTCCCCCCCTATGTGGTCTTCCATGACCGCACCCTGGTAGAGGTGGCCCAACGGCGGCCAGGCTGCCTGGAGGAACTTGGCCAGATAGGCGGTGTGGGCCAGGTCAAACTCGAGCGCTACGGCCTGTCCCTACTCGAAGCCCTGGGCAAATGGCAGAACCCCCATCCCCCGGCGGCTACCTGA
- a CDS encoding rhomboid family intramembrane serine protease, translating to MKLRRWIDWTGLNILIPVFILLIPWVQELIDQLFYGGQWNLPMAPGGSFLGVLTAPFSHGGFGHLLANSLTFLPLSWLVLLRGRGDYLAVWLGVYAAAIPVWLIWPVGSHGLSGVVYGLLGYLLLIGWLERRILSLVLSLTVLLTYAGILPSLLPIFSPPGVSWIGHISGFMGGMLAAWAVARQNLPDPRV from the coding sequence ATGAAATTGCGGCGCTGGATCGATTGGACTGGGCTGAATATCCTTATTCCAGTTTTCATCCTGCTGATCCCCTGGGTTCAGGAGCTTATCGACCAGCTGTTTTATGGCGGTCAGTGGAATTTGCCGATGGCTCCTGGAGGTTCATTCCTGGGGGTCTTGACAGCCCCATTCAGCCATGGCGGCTTTGGCCATCTGCTGGCCAATTCACTTACCTTCCTACCCCTTTCCTGGTTAGTATTGCTACGCGGACGCGGCGATTATCTGGCCGTCTGGCTGGGGGTCTATGCAGCGGCAATACCAGTGTGGTTGATCTGGCCTGTTGGCAGCCATGGGCTCTCTGGAGTTGTTTATGGATTGCTCGGTTATTTGCTATTAATCGGCTGGCTGGAGCGTCGCATCCTTTCACTTGTTCTTTCCCTTACAGTGCTACTGACCTACGCGGGGATTTTACCGAGCCTGCTGCCGATCTTTTCGCCACCTGGAGTAAGTTGGATCGGCCACATCAGTGGCTTTATGGGCGGGATGCTGGCGGCCTGGGCCGTGGCTCGCCAGAATTTGCCAGATCCCAGGGTGTGA
- a CDS encoding PfkB family carbohydrate kinase, with the protein MGFDSALEGLSLAVVGHVEWVSFLSVAELPGPGSICQAQAFREEPAGGGAVAAVQLARLSRRPVKFYTALGMDGIGEQAAARLRALGLDLEVAWRDAPTRRGVSFVDPAGDRAITVIGQRLQPEASDPLPWADLALRDGVFVTATDAPGLHLCRQARLLTVTPRLSMALVAASGVSCDALIGSALDPAERVEPGELHQPPRLRIATEGAAGGWSEPGGRYPAQALPGLLVDSYGCGDSFAAGVTAGLAAGWSSAEAICLGSRCGAACATVFGPYAPT; encoded by the coding sequence ATGGGCTTCGATTCCGCACTGGAGGGCCTCTCCTTAGCGGTGGTTGGTCACGTTGAGTGGGTCAGCTTTTTGTCGGTCGCAGAGCTGCCGGGTCCGGGCTCGATCTGCCAGGCCCAGGCATTTCGGGAGGAGCCGGCTGGCGGCGGAGCCGTGGCTGCCGTGCAGCTGGCGAGGCTTAGCCGCCGGCCGGTCAAGTTCTACACAGCGCTTGGTATGGATGGCATCGGCGAGCAGGCGGCGGCCAGGCTCCGGGCCCTCGGCCTCGACCTGGAAGTGGCCTGGCGCGACGCCCCCACCAGGCGGGGCGTGAGTTTTGTCGATCCAGCCGGCGACCGGGCGATCACGGTGATCGGCCAGCGCCTTCAGCCCGAGGCCAGCGACCCCCTGCCTTGGGCGGATTTGGCACTCCGTGATGGGGTCTTCGTCACCGCAACTGACGCCCCCGGCCTACACCTCTGCCGTCAAGCCAGGCTGCTCACCGTCACGCCCCGGTTGTCCATGGCGCTGGTCGCGGCCAGCGGGGTCAGCTGTGATGCTTTGATCGGCAGTGCCCTCGATCCAGCCGAGCGGGTTGAGCCAGGGGAACTGCATCAGCCACCCCGTCTCCGCATTGCCACCGAAGGGGCAGCCGGGGGATGGAGTGAGCCGGGGGGACGCTACCCAGCCCAGGCGCTGCCGGGACTTTTGGTTGATAGCTACGGCTGTGGCGACAGCTTTGCCGCGGGGGTGACAGCTGGACTGGCAGCAGGTTGGTCATCTGCTGAGGCCATCTGCCTGGGAAGCCGCTGCGGCGCAGCCTGCGCAACCGTGTTTGGCCCCTATGCGCCCACTTAG
- a CDS encoding DUF4912 domain-containing protein: MVTSGFPLSNQDFGNQDDANRPDIGQLSLRQLRQLASDLGIGRYSRMLKDQLLSAIQRRSDAGADSPDQPEQLRSIEAEMVPAPRPELQTTVVFLPRDPQWAYVFWELSDVDRRQAMADGSTQLVLRVADVTGLGGGAAHQHTLMEVVVNSHATEWYLPVPLSDRDYRVELGYRVASSSWRSLAFSGVARVPALHPSEQVLDQFVPFSLDAVAPVSDEKFSVPAATAGIHERIYQVATSTSRTLGRGSEAFHTSDSFSLNDQGLHASGVGRWASGRSESGSGLVAARPRSFWLVADAELVVYGATDPAATLRIGDEIVPLAEDGTFRIQVPFRDGQQLYPITAVAADGEQTRHITLNFNRTTPEANVNKAEEAELAEWF; the protein is encoded by the coding sequence ATGGTGACGTCAGGCTTTCCCCTATCCAATCAAGACTTTGGCAATCAAGACGATGCCAATAGGCCTGACATTGGTCAGCTGAGCCTGCGCCAGCTGCGCCAGCTGGCCAGCGACCTGGGCATCGGCCGCTACAGCCGCATGCTCAAGGACCAGTTGCTGAGCGCCATTCAGCGCAGATCAGACGCCGGGGCCGACTCACCGGACCAGCCAGAGCAACTCCGTTCAATTGAGGCCGAGATGGTGCCCGCTCCCCGTCCGGAGCTGCAGACGACAGTCGTATTCCTCCCCCGTGATCCCCAGTGGGCCTATGTGTTTTGGGAGCTCTCAGACGTTGACCGGAGGCAGGCCATGGCCGACGGCTCGACCCAGCTGGTGTTGCGAGTAGCCGATGTAACGGGTCTGGGCGGTGGAGCGGCCCACCAGCACACCTTGATGGAAGTGGTTGTCAACAGCCATGCCACCGAGTGGTACCTGCCGGTGCCCCTCAGCGACCGCGATTACCGGGTGGAACTTGGCTATCGCGTGGCCAGCTCCAGCTGGCGCTCCCTTGCCTTCTCTGGAGTGGCCCGCGTTCCAGCCCTCCACCCCAGCGAGCAGGTGCTGGACCAATTTGTGCCATTCAGCCTCGATGCGGTGGCTCCGGTTTCAGATGAGAAATTCTCCGTACCCGCTGCCACCGCCGGCATCCACGAGCGGATCTATCAGGTTGCCACCTCAACCAGCCGCACCCTAGGTAGGGGATCTGAGGCCTTCCACACCAGCGATTCCTTTTCTTTGAATGACCAGGGCCTGCATGCTTCAGGCGTTGGCAGATGGGCAAGTGGGCGCAGTGAATCTGGATCTGGCCTTGTGGCAGCCCGCCCCAGATCCTTCTGGCTAGTTGCCGATGCTGAGTTGGTCGTCTACGGCGCCACCGATCCAGCCGCCACCTTGAGAATCGGCGATGAAATAGTACCCCTGGCTGAAGACGGCACCTTCCGCATCCAGGTGCCGTTTCGGGATGGCCAACAGCTCTATCCGATTACGGCAGTTGCGGCAGATGGGGAACAGACCAGGCACATAACGCTGAACTTCAACCGCACCACGCCCGAAGCCAATGTAAACAAAGCGGAGGAGGCTGAGCTGGCCGAATGGTTCTGA
- the leuS gene encoding leucine--tRNA ligase, protein MWHDQRSDPGLAAVSESPRYQPQALEAHWQRQWSDSGLYATEEGAAAGESFFALSMFPYPSGNLHMGHVRNYVITDVIARVQRMRGQRVLHPMGWDAFGLPAENAAIERGIDPGLWTDQNIASMRTQLERLGLSIDWDREIATCHSDYYQWTQWLFLQFLEAGLAYQKDATVNWDPIDQTVLANEQVDSAGRSWRSGALVEKRKLRQWFLKITAYADQLLDDLVKLDGWPERVRTMQANWIGRSTGAELQFDVVDGDGRPSGSKIAIFTTRPDTIYGATYLVLAPENSLVPELTAAAQQLPVQAFCNLVSRQSEQERTAEDKPKRGVALGSQVRNPASGELMPIWIADYVLADYGTGAVMGVPAHDQRDFVFARQYELPVRQVIIPEGSDEHAYGGGVWSEAGVLIHSGRFSGLASGAAKTAITKAAAQEGWGEARTSYRLRDWLISRQRYWGCPIPVIHCQACGTVAVPAEQLPVKLPEAASLAAKGGSPLAQLESWWKVDCPRCGKPARRETDTMDTFMCSSWYFLRYSDPHNTNLPFKRELVDRWLPVDQYVGGIEHAILHLLYARFFTKVLRDRGLLGFDEPFKRLLTQGMVQAITYKNPHSGKYIAPADVADPSDPRDPLSGEGLVTFYEKMSKSKYNGVDPAQVIERYGADTARMFILFKAPPEKDLEWDDADVEGQFRFLNRIWRLVDGACERGLQLELEPQVIDRSNLSAPEVELRRAVHTAIAAISEDLSGDYQFNTAISELMKLSNAMATHLESSSRPVACEALANLMILLAPFAPHLAEELWVRLGANPAGTNSIHLQAWPSVDGDALSKETIPVVIQVKGKVRGSLQVPADVDQATLEMLALQSEIAVKWLEGKPPSRVIVVPGRLVNLVP, encoded by the coding sequence CTGTGGCACGATCAACGCTCCGATCCTGGCCTGGCTGCCGTGAGCGAATCACCCCGGTACCAACCCCAGGCCCTTGAAGCCCATTGGCAGCGGCAATGGAGCGACTCCGGCCTCTACGCCACCGAAGAGGGCGCTGCAGCTGGCGAGTCTTTTTTTGCCCTTTCGATGTTTCCCTACCCGTCGGGGAACCTGCACATGGGCCATGTGCGCAACTACGTCATCACTGATGTCATAGCCAGGGTTCAGCGGATGCGGGGCCAGCGGGTGCTGCATCCGATGGGATGGGATGCCTTCGGGCTGCCGGCTGAAAATGCTGCCATTGAAAGGGGCATTGACCCCGGCCTCTGGACAGACCAGAACATTGCGTCAATGCGGACCCAGTTGGAGCGGCTGGGCCTGTCGATCGACTGGGACCGAGAAATCGCCACCTGTCACAGCGACTACTACCAATGGACCCAGTGGCTATTTCTTCAATTCCTTGAGGCGGGCCTGGCCTACCAGAAGGATGCCACCGTGAATTGGGACCCGATCGATCAGACCGTACTGGCCAATGAACAGGTGGACAGCGCTGGCCGCTCCTGGCGCTCCGGAGCTCTGGTGGAAAAGCGGAAGCTGCGCCAATGGTTTCTGAAGATCACTGCTTACGCTGACCAGCTGCTCGACGATCTTGTCAAGCTCGATGGCTGGCCGGAGCGGGTGCGCACCATGCAGGCCAACTGGATTGGACGCAGCACGGGGGCAGAGCTGCAGTTTGACGTGGTGGACGGAGATGGCCGACCCAGCGGCAGCAAGATTGCGATCTTCACCACCAGGCCAGACACCATTTATGGAGCCACCTACCTGGTGCTCGCTCCTGAGAACTCCCTGGTGCCAGAGCTGACTGCGGCCGCTCAGCAGTTACCGGTGCAGGCCTTCTGCAACTTGGTGAGTCGCCAGAGCGAGCAGGAACGCACAGCCGAGGACAAACCGAAGCGGGGTGTGGCCCTTGGTTCCCAGGTTCGTAACCCCGCCAGCGGGGAGTTGATGCCGATCTGGATCGCCGACTACGTGCTGGCCGACTACGGCACGGGGGCGGTCATGGGCGTGCCTGCCCACGACCAGAGAGATTTTGTCTTTGCCCGCCAATACGAACTGCCAGTGCGGCAGGTGATCATTCCAGAGGGCAGCGATGAGCACGCCTATGGGGGTGGAGTCTGGAGCGAAGCGGGCGTGCTGATCCATTCCGGCCGCTTCAGTGGCCTGGCCAGCGGAGCTGCCAAAACAGCGATCACCAAAGCGGCAGCGCAGGAGGGCTGGGGAGAGGCGCGCACCAGTTACCGGCTGCGGGACTGGCTGATTTCACGACAGCGCTACTGGGGCTGCCCAATTCCGGTGATCCATTGCCAAGCCTGTGGCACCGTGGCCGTTCCAGCCGAGCAGCTGCCGGTCAAGCTGCCCGAGGCTGCCAGTTTGGCCGCGAAGGGAGGTTCGCCCCTGGCCCAGCTGGAGAGCTGGTGGAAGGTCGATTGCCCCCGCTGCGGCAAACCGGCTAGGCGGGAAACGGACACCATGGACACTTTTATGTGTTCCAGCTGGTATTTCCTTCGCTATAGCGATCCCCACAACACAAATCTGCCATTTAAGCGTGAACTGGTAGATCGCTGGCTGCCCGTTGATCAGTATGTGGGCGGAATTGAGCATGCAATCTTGCACCTACTTTACGCCCGCTTTTTCACCAAAGTTTTACGTGATCGTGGTTTGCTGGGCTTTGATGAGCCCTTCAAACGCCTCCTCACCCAGGGAATGGTCCAGGCAATCACCTACAAAAACCCTCACAGCGGCAAGTACATCGCTCCTGCGGATGTGGCCGACCCCAGCGACCCTCGGGATCCACTAAGTGGCGAAGGGCTTGTCACTTTCTACGAAAAGATGTCGAAATCGAAATACAATGGTGTCGATCCGGCCCAGGTGATCGAAAGATACGGCGCCGACACTGCCCGCATGTTCATCCTGTTCAAAGCGCCACCGGAGAAGGATCTGGAATGGGATGACGCCGACGTGGAGGGACAGTTTCGCTTTTTAAATAGGATCTGGCGTCTGGTGGACGGCGCTTGCGAACGGGGCCTCCAGCTGGAACTCGAGCCTCAAGTCATAGACCGCAGCAATCTATCGGCTCCAGAAGTGGAGCTGCGCAGAGCCGTGCATACGGCGATCGCGGCGATCAGCGAAGACCTCAGCGGTGACTATCAATTCAATACCGCCATTTCGGAGTTGATGAAGCTCAGCAATGCGATGGCCACCCATCTGGAATCCTCCTCCAGGCCGGTGGCCTGTGAAGCCCTTGCCAACTTGATGATTCTGCTTGCACCCTTTGCCCCTCACCTGGCCGAAGAGCTCTGGGTGCGCTTGGGGGCAAACCCTGCTGGCACCAACAGCATTCACCTGCAAGCCTGGCCCAGCGTCGATGGGGATGCCCTCAGTAAAGAGACGATCCCGGTGGTGATCCAGGTGAAGGGCAAGGTGCGGGGCAGTCTTCAGGTGCCTGCTGATGTGGATCAGGCAACGCTTGAAATGCTGGCTTTACAAAGTGAGATTGCAGTTAAATGGCTGGAAGGAAAGCCTCCCAGCCGAGTGATCGTGGTGCCGGGGAGATTGGTCAATCTGGTGCCCTGA